The following proteins are encoded in a genomic region of Sesamum indicum cultivar Zhongzhi No. 13 linkage group LG8, S_indicum_v1.0, whole genome shotgun sequence:
- the LOC105167913 gene encoding lysine-specific demethylase JMJ25 isoform X3, which yields MMDHPRSISGGGEDNVEIPDDLRCKRSDGKQWRCTAMSMPDKTVCEKHYIQAKKRAANSAMRASMKKAKRKSLGESDIYLESKSDDMDLPLSSQFGDYSASSGKKKKEKLSKTQANDSPEMPPVRSFSGRSSLRSTDDLDRDGSEYEDSRRSYRTPPTSAVDSDRSRPQKMFEISPTSETSDGSSESSDDTGGQPCHQCRSSNRGRVIWCLKCDRRGYCENCISTWYSDIPIEEVQRVCPACRGTCSCRLCMRGDNLIKARIREIPAKDKLQYLYCLLSAVLPIVKRIHSEQCSEVELEKRLRGNEIDLARTKLNADEQMCCDFCRIPIIDYHRHCTNCSYDLCLSCCNDIREASKPSVKEEANPIACGTDDKDKPMASKRVKLSDVQLNSFVKFADWKANSDGSIPCPPKAYGGCASSLLTLKRIFKMNWVAKLVKNVEEMVNGCKICNSGNPEETGASARLWQVAHRENDNDNFLYCPSSEDLKNEGIKDFRMHWSKGKPVIIKEVCDASAMTIWDPMVIWRGIKETAEERMRDTNRTVKAIDCSKWTEINIELEEFMNGYFDGRVHDNGQPKLLKLKDWPSPSASEEFLLYQRPDFISKLPLLEFIHSKWGLLNVAAKLPHYSLQNDVGPKIFISYGKVEEIGEGDSTDNLHLNMRDMVFLLVHACEVKLKGVQGTRTEIQNAVAQSETKEMCIDPDIHLNSGGFSNFSPDGPDGSETNAHYDYEKKDDQEIEGSSAIGEKAVNDSENGSNRKILEKTQAGAFWDVFRREDIPKLMEYISMHWKNFQKADNLIDDYVSRPLYDGIVYLNRHHKSKLREEFGVEPWSFEQHIGEAVFIPAGCPFQARHLQSSVQLGLDFLSPESLGEAFKLSEEIRGLPNDHDAKLQILEVGKISLYAASSAIKEVQKLVLDPKLGPELGFEDPNLTSLVSQNLENMVKRRQITCS from the exons ATGATGGATCATCCACGTTCAATTTCTGGGGGAGGTGAGGACAACGTGGAAATTCCTGATGATTTGAGGTGTAAGAGGTCTGATGGGAAACAATGGAGATGCACCGCCATGTCCATGCCTGACAAGACAGTATGTGAAAAGCATTACATCCAGGCAAAGAAGAGGGCAGCAAATTCTGCAATGCGTGCAAGCATGAAAAAAGCAAAGAGGAAATCTTTAGGTGAAAGTGATATCTACTTGGAGAGCAAGAGCGATGATATGGATCTACCACTCAGTTCACAATTTGGGGACTATTCTGCATCCTCTggtaagaagaagaaggagaaatTGTCAAAAACCCAGGCTAATGATTCACCTGAAATGCCACCTGTTAGGAGTTTTTCTGGTCGAAGTTCTCTAAGATCAACTGATGATCTTGACAGAGATGGTTCTGAGTATGAAGACAGCAGACGGTCTTATAGAACACCACCCACGTCTGCTGTGGATTCAGACAGAAGCAGACCACAAAAGATGTTTGAGATTAGTCCTACGTCG GAGACTTCTGATGGAAGCTCGGAGTCTTCTGATGATACTGGGGGACAGCCTTGTCATCAGTGTCGGAGCAGTAATAGGGGTAGAGTGATTTGGTGTCTTAAGTGTGATAGAAGAGGATATTGTGAGAACTGCATTTCAACATG GTATTCTGACATACCCATTGAGGAAGTCCAGAGGGTTTGTCCTGCATGCCGTGGTACATGTAGTTGCAGGTTGTGTATGCGAGGGGATAATCTGATTAAG GCAAGGATTCGGGAGATACCTGCCAAAGACAAATTGCAGTACCTCTACTGCCTTTTGTCTGCAGTGCTTCCTATTGTGAAGCGCATCCATTCAGAACAGTGCTCTGAGGTGGAGCTGGAAAAGAGGCTCCGAG GAAATGAAATAGATCTTGCCAGGACTAAATTAAATGCTGATGAGCAGATGTGCTG tGATTTCTGCAGGATACCCATCATTGATTATCACCGGCACTGTACAAATTGCTCGTATGATCTATGCCTTAGTTGCTGCAATGATATCAGGGAAGCATCCAAACCTTCTGTGAAGGAAGAAGCGAACCCTATTGCCTGTGGAACTGATGATAAAGACAAACCAATGGCGTCTAAGCGCGTGAAATTATCAGATGTTCAGCTAAATTCATTTGTCAAATTTGCTGACTGGAAAGCTAATAGTGATGGAAGTATTCCATGTCCGCCAAAGGCTTATGGAGGCTGTGCCTCGTCCCTTTTGACTCTAAAGCGCATTTTCAAGATGAATTGGGTTGCCAAATTGGTGAAAAATGTTGAAGAAATGGTCAATGGGTGTAAGATATGTAATTCCGGGAATCCAGAGGAAACTGGAGCTAGTGCCCGTCTTTGGCAGGTTGCGCACAGAGAGAATGACAACGATAACTTCTTGTATTGTCCATCTTCAGAAGATCTGAAGAATGAAGGGATTAAAGACTTTAGAATGCATTGGAGCAAAGGGAAACCGGTCATTATTAAGGAGGTTTGTGATGCTTCTGCGATGACAATCTGGGATCCTATGGTTATATGGAGAGGAATTAAAGAGACTGCAGAAGAGAGAATGAGAGATACAAACAGAACTGTGAAGGCTATTGACTGCAGTAAATGGACTGAG ATTAATATTGAACTTGAAGAGTTTATGAACGGATACTTTGATGGTAGAGTTCACGACAATGGTCAGCCAAAATTGTTAAAGTTGAAGGATTGGCCTTCTCCCAGTGCTTCGGAAGAGTTTCTATTATATCAGAGACCTGACTTCATCAGTAAACTTCCCCTGCTTGAGTTCATCCATTCCAAATGGGGTCTTCTAAATGTTGCTGCAAAATTGCCTCATTATTCCTTACAAAATGATGTGGGTCCtaagatatttatttcttatggGAAAGTAGAAGAAATTGGTGAGGGTGATTCCACGGATAATCTTCATCTCAACATGCGTGACATG GTATTCCTTTTGGTGCATGCATGTGAAGTGAAATTAAAAGGTGTACAGGGGACAAGGACTGAGATACAAAATGCTGTGGCACAATCTGAAACAAAGGAAATGTGCATTGATCCTGATATTCACTTAAACAGTGGTGGATTTTCCAACTTTTCCCCTGATGGACCGGACGGTTCTGAGACCAATGCACATTATGACTATGAGAAAAAGGATGatcaagaaattgaaggaagCAGTGCTATTGGAGAGAAAGCTGTCAATGATTCTGAGAATGGATCTAATcggaaaattttagaaaagacCCAAGCAGGAGCTTTCTGGGATGTCTTCCGTCGAGAGGATATACCCAAACTAATGGAGTATATAAGTATGCACTGGAAGAACTTTCAGAAGGCTGATAATCTCATTGATGACTAT GTGTCTCGACCTCTGTATGATGGGATAGTATACTTGAATAGGCATCATAAAAGCAAGTTGAGAGAGGAATTTG GAGTGGAGCCTTGGTCATTTGAACAGCATATCGGGGAAGCTGTATTCATCCCTGCTGGATGTCCTTTCCAAGCAAGACATCTTCAG TCCTCAGTTCAGTTGGgacttgattttctttctcctGAAAGTCTGGGCGAAGCTTTTAAATTGTCCGAAGAAATTCGCGGACTTCCAAATGACCATGATGCAAAGCTTCAAATATTGGAG GTtggaaaaatatcattatatgcGGCAAGTTCAGCCATTAAAGAAGTTCAAAAGTTGGTTCTTGACCCCAA ACTGGGTCCGGAGCTTGGATTTGAGGATCCTAATTTGACTTCGCTGGTGTCACAGAATTTGGAAAACATGGTTAAGCGCAGACAGATCACCTGTTCCTGA
- the LOC105167914 gene encoding uncharacterized protein LOC105167914 codes for MAGEEEGLGGWPPAPTGAPLYLQKDDHWTHFDNSVNAVSFGFVATAILISMFLVMAIFEKLLRTTSPPAAPRRRSDIEAQNHIGDFNAKIGYPFPKTTVNAREVSVVMPGDNVPTFIAHPAPVPFPPERLRWPSHQQPPNLRALPSFS; via the exons ATGGCAGGGGAAGAAGAGGGTTTGGGTGGTTGGCCACCGGCGCCCACTGGTGCTCCGCTCTACCTACAGAAAGATGATCACTGGACGCACTTTGATAACTCCGTGAATGCAGTTTCTTTTGGCTTTGTAGCCACCGCAATTCTCATCTCCATGTTTCTTGTCATGGCTATATTCGAGAAGCTCCTTAGAACCACCTCGCCGCCCGCTGCCCCCCGCCGCCGGTCTGACATCGAGGCCCAGAATCATATTGGTGACTTCAATGCCAAGATTGGCTACCCATTTCCTAAA ACAACCGTCAATGCAAGAGAAGTTTCAGTAGTGATGCCTGGTGACAACGTTCCCACATTTATCGCACATCCAGCTCCCGTTCCTTTCCCACCAGAGCGCTTGCGGTGGCCTTCACATCAGCAACCACCCAACCTCCGCGCGCTGCCTAGCTTTAGTTGA
- the LOC105167913 gene encoding lysine-specific demethylase JMJ25 isoform X2 produces the protein MMDHPRSISGGGEDNVEIPDDLRCKRSDGKQWRCTAMSMPDKTVCEKHYIQAKKRAANSAMRASMKKAKRKSLGESDIYLESKSDDMDLPLSSQFGDYSASSGKKKKEKLSKTQANDSPEMPPVRSFSGRSSLRSTDDLDRDGSEYEDSRRSYRTPPTSAVDSDRSRPQKMFEISPTSETSDGSSESSDDTGGQPCHQCRSSNRGRVIWCLKCDRRGYCENCISTWYSDIPIEEVQRVCPACRGTCSCRLCMRGDNLIKARIREIPAKDKLQYLYCLLSAVLPIVKRIHSEQCSEVELEKRLRGNEIDLARTKLNADEQMCCDFCRIPIIDYHRHCTNCSYDLCLSCCNDIREASKPSVKEEANPIACGTDDKDKPMASKRVKLSDVQLNSFVKFADWKANSDGSIPCPPKAYGGCASSLLTLKRIFKMNWVAKLVKNVEEMVNGCKICNSGNPEETGASARLWQVAHRENDNDNFLYCPSSEDLKNEGIKDFRMHWSKGKPVIIKEVCDASAMTIWDPMVIWRGIKETAEERMRDTNRTVKAIDCSKWTEINIELEEFMNGYFDGRVHDNGQPKLLKLKDWPSPSASEEFLLYQRPDFISKLPLLEFIHSKWGLLNVAAKLPHYSLQNDVGPKIFISYGKVEEIGEGDSTDNLHLNMRDMVFLLVHACEVKLKGVQGTRTEIQNAVAQSETKEMCIDPDIHLNSGGFSNFSPDGPDGSETNAHYDYEKKDDQEIEGSSAIGEKAVNDSENGSNRKILEKTQAGAFWDVFRREDIPKLMEYISMHWKNFQKADNLIDDYVSRPLYDGIVYLNRHHKSKLREEFGVEPWSFEQHIGEAVFIPAGCPFQARHLQSSVQLGLDFLSPESLGEAFKLSEEIRGLPNDHDAKLQILEVGKISLYAASSAIKEVQKLVLDPKLGPELGFEDPNLTSLVSQNLENMVKRRQITCS, from the exons ATGATGGATCATCCACGTTCAATTTCTGGGGGAGGTGAGGACAACGTGGAAATTCCTGATGATTTGAGGTGTAAGAGGTCTGATGGGAAACAATGGAGATGCACCGCCATGTCCATGCCTGACAAGACAGTATGTGAAAAGCATTACATCCAGGCAAAGAAGAGGGCAGCAAATTCTGCAATGCGTGCAAGCATGAAAAAAGCAAAGAGGAAATCTTTAGGTGAAAGTGATATCTACTTGGAGAGCAAGAGCGATGATATGGATCTACCACTCAGTTCACAATTTGGGGACTATTCTGCATCCTCTggtaagaagaagaaggagaaatTGTCAAAAACCCAGGCTAATGATTCACCTGAAATGCCACCTGTTAGGAGTTTTTCTGGTCGAAGTTCTCTAAGATCAACTGATGATCTTGACAGAGATGGTTCTGAGTATGAAGACAGCAGACGGTCTTATAGAACACCACCCACGTCTGCTGTGGATTCAGACAGAAGCAGACCACAAAAGATGTTTGAGATTAGTCCTACGTCG GAGACTTCTGATGGAAGCTCGGAGTCTTCTGATGATACTGGGGGACAGCCTTGTCATCAGTGTCGGAGCAGTAATAGGGGTAGAGTGATTTGGTGTCTTAAGTGTGATAGAAGAGGATATTGTGAGAACTGCATTTCAACATG GTATTCTGACATACCCATTGAGGAAGTCCAGAGGGTTTGTCCTGCATGCCGTGGTACATGTAGTTGCAGGTTGTGTATGCGAGGGGATAATCTGATTAAG GCAAGGATTCGGGAGATACCTGCCAAAGACAAATTGCAGTACCTCTACTGCCTTTTGTCTGCAGTGCTTCCTATTGTGAAGCGCATCCATTCAGAACAGTGCTCTGAGGTGGAGCTGGAAAAGAGGCTCCGAG GAAATGAAATAGATCTTGCCAGGACTAAATTAAATGCTGATGAGCAGATGTGCTG cGATTTCTGCAGGATACCCATCATTGATTATCACCGGCACTGTACAAATTGCTCGTATGATCTATGCCTTAGTTGCTGCAATGATATCAGGGAAGCATCCAAACCTTCTGTGAAGGAAGAAGCGAACCCTATTGCCTGTGGAACTGATGATAAAGACAAAC CAATGGCGTCTAAGCGCGTGAAATTATCAGATGTTCAGCTAAATTCATTTGTCAAATTTGCTGACTGGAAAGCTAATAGTGATGGAAGTATTCCATGTCCGCCAAAGGCTTATGGAGGCTGTGCCTCGTCCCTTTTGACTCTAAAGCGCATTTTCAAGATGAATTGGGTTGCCAAATTGGTGAAAAATGTTGAAGAAATGGTCAATGGGTGTAAGATATGTAATTCCGGGAATCCAGAGGAAACTGGAGCTAGTGCCCGTCTTTGGCAGGTTGCGCACAGAGAGAATGACAACGATAACTTCTTGTATTGTCCATCTTCAGAAGATCTGAAGAATGAAGGGATTAAAGACTTTAGAATGCATTGGAGCAAAGGGAAACCGGTCATTATTAAGGAGGTTTGTGATGCTTCTGCGATGACAATCTGGGATCCTATGGTTATATGGAGAGGAATTAAAGAGACTGCAGAAGAGAGAATGAGAGATACAAACAGAACTGTGAAGGCTATTGACTGCAGTAAATGGACTGAG ATTAATATTGAACTTGAAGAGTTTATGAACGGATACTTTGATGGTAGAGTTCACGACAATGGTCAGCCAAAATTGTTAAAGTTGAAGGATTGGCCTTCTCCCAGTGCTTCGGAAGAGTTTCTATTATATCAGAGACCTGACTTCATCAGTAAACTTCCCCTGCTTGAGTTCATCCATTCCAAATGGGGTCTTCTAAATGTTGCTGCAAAATTGCCTCATTATTCCTTACAAAATGATGTGGGTCCtaagatatttatttcttatggGAAAGTAGAAGAAATTGGTGAGGGTGATTCCACGGATAATCTTCATCTCAACATGCGTGACATG GTATTCCTTTTGGTGCATGCATGTGAAGTGAAATTAAAAGGTGTACAGGGGACAAGGACTGAGATACAAAATGCTGTGGCACAATCTGAAACAAAGGAAATGTGCATTGATCCTGATATTCACTTAAACAGTGGTGGATTTTCCAACTTTTCCCCTGATGGACCGGACGGTTCTGAGACCAATGCACATTATGACTATGAGAAAAAGGATGatcaagaaattgaaggaagCAGTGCTATTGGAGAGAAAGCTGTCAATGATTCTGAGAATGGATCTAATcggaaaattttagaaaagacCCAAGCAGGAGCTTTCTGGGATGTCTTCCGTCGAGAGGATATACCCAAACTAATGGAGTATATAAGTATGCACTGGAAGAACTTTCAGAAGGCTGATAATCTCATTGATGACTAT GTGTCTCGACCTCTGTATGATGGGATAGTATACTTGAATAGGCATCATAAAAGCAAGTTGAGAGAGGAATTTG GAGTGGAGCCTTGGTCATTTGAACAGCATATCGGGGAAGCTGTATTCATCCCTGCTGGATGTCCTTTCCAAGCAAGACATCTTCAG TCCTCAGTTCAGTTGGgacttgattttctttctcctGAAAGTCTGGGCGAAGCTTTTAAATTGTCCGAAGAAATTCGCGGACTTCCAAATGACCATGATGCAAAGCTTCAAATATTGGAG GTtggaaaaatatcattatatgcGGCAAGTTCAGCCATTAAAGAAGTTCAAAAGTTGGTTCTTGACCCCAA ACTGGGTCCGGAGCTTGGATTTGAGGATCCTAATTTGACTTCGCTGGTGTCACAGAATTTGGAAAACATGGTTAAGCGCAGACAGATCACCTGTTCCTGA
- the LOC105167913 gene encoding lysine-specific demethylase JMJ25 isoform X1: MMDHPRSISGGGEDNVEIPDDLRCKRSDGKQWRCTAMSMPDKTVCEKHYIQAKKRAANSAMRASMKKAKRKSLGESDIYLESKSDDMDLPLSSQFGDYSASSGKKKKEKLSKTQANDSPEMPPVRSFSGRSSLRSTDDLDRDGSEYEDSRRSYRTPPTSAVDSDRSRPQKMFEISPTSETSDGSSESSDDTGGQPCHQCRSSNRGRVIWCLKCDRRGYCENCISTWYSDIPIEEVQRVCPACRGTCSCRLCMRGDNLIKARIREIPAKDKLQYLYCLLSAVLPIVKRIHSEQCSEVELEKRLRGNEIDLARTKLNADEQMCCDFCRIPIIDYHRHCTNCSYDLCLSCCNDIREASKPSVKEEANPIACGTDDKDKPMASKRVKLSDVQLNSFVKFADWKANSDGSIPCPPKAYGGCASSLLTLKRIFKMNWVAKLVKNVEEMVNGCKICNSGNPEETGASARLWQVAHRENDNDNFLYCPSSEDLKNEGIKDFRMHWSKGKPVIIKEVCDASAMTIWDPMVIWRGIKETAEERMRDTNRTVKAIDCSKWTEINIELEEFMNGYFDGRVHDNGQPKLLKLKDWPSPSASEEFLLYQRPDFISKLPLLEFIHSKWGLLNVAAKLPHYSLQNDVGPKIFISYGKVEEIGEGDSTDNLHLNMRDMVFLLVHACEVKLKGVQGTRTEIQNAVAQSETKEMCIDPDIHLNSGGFSNFSPDGPDGSETNAHYDYEKKDDQEIEGSSAIGEKAVNDSENGSNRKILEKTQAGAFWDVFRREDIPKLMEYISMHWKNFQKADNLIDDYVSRPLYDGIVYLNRHHKSKLREEFDVVSDTIYIELPQEWSLGLAFSRKQMSFELIKYHVRISSSQEWSLGHLNSISGKLYSSLLDVLSKQDIFSPQFSWDLIFFLLKVWAKLLNCPKKFADFQMTMMQSFKYWRLEKYHYMRQVQPLKKFKSWFLTPNWVRSLDLRILI; encoded by the exons ATGATGGATCATCCACGTTCAATTTCTGGGGGAGGTGAGGACAACGTGGAAATTCCTGATGATTTGAGGTGTAAGAGGTCTGATGGGAAACAATGGAGATGCACCGCCATGTCCATGCCTGACAAGACAGTATGTGAAAAGCATTACATCCAGGCAAAGAAGAGGGCAGCAAATTCTGCAATGCGTGCAAGCATGAAAAAAGCAAAGAGGAAATCTTTAGGTGAAAGTGATATCTACTTGGAGAGCAAGAGCGATGATATGGATCTACCACTCAGTTCACAATTTGGGGACTATTCTGCATCCTCTggtaagaagaagaaggagaaatTGTCAAAAACCCAGGCTAATGATTCACCTGAAATGCCACCTGTTAGGAGTTTTTCTGGTCGAAGTTCTCTAAGATCAACTGATGATCTTGACAGAGATGGTTCTGAGTATGAAGACAGCAGACGGTCTTATAGAACACCACCCACGTCTGCTGTGGATTCAGACAGAAGCAGACCACAAAAGATGTTTGAGATTAGTCCTACGTCG GAGACTTCTGATGGAAGCTCGGAGTCTTCTGATGATACTGGGGGACAGCCTTGTCATCAGTGTCGGAGCAGTAATAGGGGTAGAGTGATTTGGTGTCTTAAGTGTGATAGAAGAGGATATTGTGAGAACTGCATTTCAACATG GTATTCTGACATACCCATTGAGGAAGTCCAGAGGGTTTGTCCTGCATGCCGTGGTACATGTAGTTGCAGGTTGTGTATGCGAGGGGATAATCTGATTAAG GCAAGGATTCGGGAGATACCTGCCAAAGACAAATTGCAGTACCTCTACTGCCTTTTGTCTGCAGTGCTTCCTATTGTGAAGCGCATCCATTCAGAACAGTGCTCTGAGGTGGAGCTGGAAAAGAGGCTCCGAG GAAATGAAATAGATCTTGCCAGGACTAAATTAAATGCTGATGAGCAGATGTGCTG tGATTTCTGCAGGATACCCATCATTGATTATCACCGGCACTGTACAAATTGCTCGTATGATCTATGCCTTAGTTGCTGCAATGATATCAGGGAAGCATCCAAACCTTCTGTGAAGGAAGAAGCGAACCCTATTGCCTGTGGAACTGATGATAAAGACAAACCAATGGCGTCTAAGCGCGTGAAATTATCAGATGTTCAGCTAAATTCATTTGTCAAATTTGCTGACTGGAAAGCTAATAGTGATGGAAGTATTCCATGTCCGCCAAAGGCTTATGGAGGCTGTGCCTCGTCCCTTTTGACTCTAAAGCGCATTTTCAAGATGAATTGGGTTGCCAAATTGGTGAAAAATGTTGAAGAAATGGTCAATGGGTGTAAGATATGTAATTCCGGGAATCCAGAGGAAACTGGAGCTAGTGCCCGTCTTTGGCAGGTTGCGCACAGAGAGAATGACAACGATAACTTCTTGTATTGTCCATCTTCAGAAGATCTGAAGAATGAAGGGATTAAAGACTTTAGAATGCATTGGAGCAAAGGGAAACCGGTCATTATTAAGGAGGTTTGTGATGCTTCTGCGATGACAATCTGGGATCCTATGGTTATATGGAGAGGAATTAAAGAGACTGCAGAAGAGAGAATGAGAGATACAAACAGAACTGTGAAGGCTATTGACTGCAGTAAATGGACTGAG ATTAATATTGAACTTGAAGAGTTTATGAACGGATACTTTGATGGTAGAGTTCACGACAATGGTCAGCCAAAATTGTTAAAGTTGAAGGATTGGCCTTCTCCCAGTGCTTCGGAAGAGTTTCTATTATATCAGAGACCTGACTTCATCAGTAAACTTCCCCTGCTTGAGTTCATCCATTCCAAATGGGGTCTTCTAAATGTTGCTGCAAAATTGCCTCATTATTCCTTACAAAATGATGTGGGTCCtaagatatttatttcttatggGAAAGTAGAAGAAATTGGTGAGGGTGATTCCACGGATAATCTTCATCTCAACATGCGTGACATG GTATTCCTTTTGGTGCATGCATGTGAAGTGAAATTAAAAGGTGTACAGGGGACAAGGACTGAGATACAAAATGCTGTGGCACAATCTGAAACAAAGGAAATGTGCATTGATCCTGATATTCACTTAAACAGTGGTGGATTTTCCAACTTTTCCCCTGATGGACCGGACGGTTCTGAGACCAATGCACATTATGACTATGAGAAAAAGGATGatcaagaaattgaaggaagCAGTGCTATTGGAGAGAAAGCTGTCAATGATTCTGAGAATGGATCTAATcggaaaattttagaaaagacCCAAGCAGGAGCTTTCTGGGATGTCTTCCGTCGAGAGGATATACCCAAACTAATGGAGTATATAAGTATGCACTGGAAGAACTTTCAGAAGGCTGATAATCTCATTGATGACTAT GTGTCTCGACCTCTGTATGATGGGATAGTATACTTGAATAGGCATCATAAAAGCAAGTTGAGAGAGGAATTTG atgTGGTCAGTGACACTATTTACATTGAGCTTCCTCAGGAGTGGAGCCTGGGGCTAGCATTCTCAAGGAAACAAATGTCTTTTGAATTAATCAAGTATCACGTTCGGATCTCTTCTTCTCAGGAGTGGAGCCTTGGTCATTTGAACAGCATATCGGGGAAGCTGTATTCATCCCTGCTGGATGTCCTTTCCAAGCAAGACATCTTCAG TCCTCAGTTCAGTTGGgacttgattttctttctcctGAAAGTCTGGGCGAAGCTTTTAAATTGTCCGAAGAAATTCGCGGACTTCCAAATGACCATGATGCAAAGCTTCAAATATTGGAG GTtggaaaaatatcattatatgcGGCAAGTTCAGCCATTAAAGAAGTTCAAAAGTTGGTTCTTGACCCCAA ACTGGGTCCGGAGCTTGGATTTGAGGATCCTAATTTGA